The Danio rerio strain Tuebingen ecotype United States chromosome 1, GRCz12tu, whole genome shotgun sequence genome includes a region encoding these proteins:
- the si:ch73-109d9.3 gene encoding uncharacterized protein si:ch73-109d9.3, with product MSDTLVITFQTRLSAVMETVLKTTMYEITRLVEESFVEQMDRGKREAEVLKRRLIVSEAKLRERERFKKVRCVDCGRTAVSRRRLLHVKGPETQNNLDNALVVKQENASDSSWRCSPKGSTNQEKPSATPEPKQNAVQQAVCEPKPAGEVKEETKEPRDTQLCLKIHSQLHKQKDPQSSVQETNGLRSADSTVTSCTELDEDEARHRSPTKWFNSKTDPRSALVSQPEPETPCLRPQMADSSPIKQEVVVMLPSDWEDMEIRPHNSAKKTHLPPSARVQERVSFPPPPPPVKRQIVPTQAMQNLRVPVKKNTKIVVHPNAAMSDHGAVDLNRSLPAPKLSQVRQYPEGAGERSFNTMNPGRSLPPVVNMRVQVDARNISAKTTHNCSQCGKGFSHLCHLRAHQQIHTGDRQFCCTICGRSFTKLSNLKAHRRVHTGERPYICADCGKRFTQKCNLKRHQRIHSEFTHSSV from the exons ATGTCTGACACGCTAGTCATCACTTTCCAGACTCGGCTCTCCGCGGTGATGGAGACCGTCCTGAAGACCACCATGTACGAGATCACCCGGCTGGTGGAGGAGAGCTTCGTGGAGCAAATGGACCGGGGCAAGCGGGAGGCGGAGGTGCTGAAGCGGAGGCTGATCGTGTCCGAGGCCAAGCTGAGGGAGCGGGAGAGGTTTAAGAAGGTGAGGTGTGTGGACTGCGGTCGGACAGCAGTGTCCCGGAGGAGGTTACTTCATGTCAAAGGCCCTGAAACACAGAATA ATTTGGACAATGCGCTTGTTGTAAAGCAGGAAAATGCCTCTGACAGTAGCTGGAGATGCAGTCCCAAAGGAAGCACAAATCAGGAGAAACCTTCAGCAACTCCAGAACCAAAACAGAAT GCTGTTCAGCAGGCAGTGTGTGAACCAAAACCTGCAGGAGAAGTGAAAGAAGAAACGAAAGAGCCCAGAGACACACAATTGTGCCTAAAAATACACTCTCAGCTACACAAACAGAAAGATCCTCAGAGCAGTGTACAAGAAACCAACGGCCTCCGCAGCGCAGATTCAACAGTCACGTCTTGCACTGAACTTGACGAGGACGAAGCCAGACACCGAAGCCCCACAAAATGGTTCAACTCCAAAACAGACCCTCGTTCGGCACTCGTTTCGCAGCCAGAACCAGAAACTCCATGCTTGAGACCCCAAATGGCTGACTCAAGTCCCATTAAACAAGAAGTTGTGGTGATGCTTCCATCAGATTGGGAAGACATGGAGATCAGGCCTCACAACAGTGCTAAGAAAACACATCTCCCACCTTCAGCCAGAGTTCAGGAGCGAGTCTCATTCCCTCCTCCACCACCACCTGTCAAACGTCAAATCGTTCCAACGCAAGCCATGCAGAATCTCAGAGTACCCGTCAAGAAGAACACCAAAATCGTTGTACATCCCAATGCGGCAATGAGCGATCATGGAGCTGTAGATCTAAACCGAAGCCTTCCTGCGCCGAAACTCTCTCAAGTCCGTCAGTATCCTGAAGGAGCGGGCGAAAGAAGCTTCAATACTATGAATCCTGGAAGAAGTTTGCCTCCAGTGGTCAATATGAGGGTCCAAGTGGACGCCCGGAATATTTCAGCAAAGACTACGCATAATTGCAGCCAGTGCGGAAAAGGCTTCTCTCATTTGTGTCACCTCCGAGCGCACCAGCAGATCCACACAGGCGATCGGCAGTTCTGCTGCACCATCTGTGGGCGGAGCTTCACCAAACTGAGCAACCTGAAAGCGCACCGGAGGGTCCACACGGGCGAGAGACCCTACATCTGTGCAGACTGCGGGAAGAGGTTCACGCAGAAATGCAACTTAAAGAGACATCAGAGAATTCACTCTGAATTCACCCACTCCAGCGTATGA
- the si:ch73-109d9.1 gene encoding uncharacterized protein si:ch73-109d9.1, whose translation MTEALFLTFQSQLSVVMETVLKSAMFEITRLVEDSFLEEVGHHKQEVEVLKLRLQLSESKLREKEREREWEKERERGRRTQCPDCGRTGDSSSRDESQTVETAQGADTLCLGLSLREQSANPSALTEEMWSTRQRLESNKQTTTTTTTTTNTHSKEKSDTHRQKTKEIIAPHSNAQVPQDFLQRLLGSSVLQSESTSDFKPREQPEKDFTLDKEMHSDHSGLLQSPPSQDVHKDSPLSSPNGRVKSEIQLDLLPVKEEEEMVPVWDSINRDEDEMADPGQAELRGSCDQEEIQIGQRFAEHSSTEQGNSQPINKQRTFSVVAREVLTQFQVWQKASYSRNIDWSPITAKIISKLPQFYGREAELIVRCTKMLHNRRDYLRRRAKESALERNLLPMGQRYLIQLQRGDVQNVKL comes from the exons ATGACTGAAGCCCTTTTCCTCACATTCCAGTCGCAGCTGTCGGTGGTGATGGAGACCGTCCTGAAGTCCGCCATGTTCGAGATCACACGGCTGGTGGAGGACAGTTTCCTGGAGGAAGTGGGTCACCATAAGCAGGAGGTGGAGGTGCTGAAACTGAGGCTGCAGCTGTCCGAGAGTAAGCTGAGGGAGAAGGAGAGGGAGCGGGAATGGGAGAAGGAGAGGGAGCGGGGCAGGAGGACACAGTGTCCGGATTGTGGCCGGACAGGAGACTCCAGCAGCAGAGACGAGAGCCAGACTGTCGAAACCGCTCAGG GAGCAGACACCCTTTGTCTAGGCCTAAGTCTGAGAGAACAATCCGCCAATCCGTCTGCACTGACTGAAGAAATGTGGAGCACCAGACAACGCCTGGAgtctaacaaacaaacaacaacaacaacaacaactactacaaacacacactcgaAAGAGAAGAGCGACACACATAGGCAAAAAACAAAAGAGATCATCGCACCTCACTCCAATGCACAAGTTCCACAGGATTTCCTGCAGAGGCTTCTAGGCAGTTCTGTCCTTCAGAGCGAGTCCACTAGTGACTTCAAACCCCGAGAACAACCCGAAAAAGACTTCACTCTTGACAAGGAGATGCACTCAGATCACTCGGGACTGCTGCAAAGTCCTCCTTCCCAGGATGTGCACAAGGACTCGCCGTTATCGTCACCAAATGGACGAGTAAAATCAGAAATCCAGCTGGATCTCCTACCTGTCAAAGAAGAGGAGGAGATGGTTCCGGTGTGGGACAGCATCAACAGAGACGAAGATGAAATGGCCGATCCCGGTCAGGCAGAGCTCAGAGGATCTTGTGATCAGGAGGAGATACAG ATTGGCCAAAGGTTTGCAGAACATTCTTCAACTGAACAGGGAAATTCACAACCCATAAACAAGCAGAGAACATTCAGT GTGGTGGCCAGAGAGGTCCTGACTCAGTTTCAGGTGTGGCAGAAGGCCTCCTATAGCAGGAACATTGATTGGAGCCCGATTACAGCAAAG ATTATATCTAAACTGCCGCAGTTTTATGGCCGGGAGGCAGAGCTGATTGTACGATGTACTAAGATGCTACACAACCGCAGGGATTACCTTCGAAGAAGAGCAAAG GAATCTGCTTTGGAGCGAAATCTTTTACCTATGGGCCAGAGATATCTTATACAGCTTCAAAGAGGTGATGTTCAAAATGTGAAGTTGTGA